One genomic window of Paenibacillus xylanilyticus includes the following:
- the rplN gene encoding 50S ribosomal protein L14, translating to MIQPFTRLAVADNSGAKELMCIRVLGGTGRRTAQIGDLIVCSVKQATPGGVVKKGDVVRAVVVRTKRSVRRKDGSYIGFDENAAVVVKDDRSPRGTRIFGPVARELREKDFMKIVSLAPEVI from the coding sequence ATGATTCAACCATTTACACGTTTGGCTGTAGCCGACAACTCCGGTGCGAAGGAACTGATGTGTATCCGCGTACTCGGCGGTACGGGACGTCGTACAGCACAAATCGGTGATCTGATCGTTTGTTCTGTAAAACAAGCAACACCAGGCGGCGTTGTCAAAAAAGGTGATGTAGTTAGAGCGGTTGTCGTTCGTACGAAACGTTCTGTACGTCGTAAAGACGGTTCCTACATCGGTTTTGATGAAAATGCAGCTGTTGTTGTAAAAGACGACAGAAGCCCACGTGGAACACGTATTTTCGGACCTGTTGCTCGTGAACTTCGCGAGAAAGACTTCATGAAAATCGTTTCCTTGGCCCCAGAGGTTATCTAA
- the rpsQ gene encoding 30S ribosomal protein S17 — protein sequence MSEERNARKVQTGKVVSDKMDKTIVVAVETYKNHKLYHKRIKVTKKFKAHDEENTAKIGDTVKIMETRPLSKDKRWRLTEIVEKAVII from the coding sequence ATGAGCGAAGAACGTAACGCACGTAAAGTGCAAACTGGTAAAGTTGTTAGCGATAAAATGGATAAAACGATTGTTGTTGCTGTAGAAACTTACAAAAACCATAAATTGTACCATAAACGCATCAAGGTTACTAAAAAGTTCAAAGCGCATGACGAAGAAAACACTGCGAAAATCGGTGACACGGTGAAAATCATGGAGACTCGTCCGCTTTCGAAAGATAAACGCTGGAGACTTACTGAAATCGTAGAAAAAGCGGTTATCATCTAA
- the rpmC gene encoding 50S ribosomal protein L29: MKASEFRNLTSAEIEQKIAGFKEELFNLRFQLATGQLDNPTRIRDVRKEIARAKTIIRERELGIG; the protein is encoded by the coding sequence ATGAAAGCTAGTGAATTTCGCAACCTAACCTCTGCTGAAATCGAGCAAAAGATTGCCGGATTTAAAGAAGAACTCTTTAACCTCCGCTTTCAACTCGCTACCGGTCAGCTGGATAACCCGACTCGAATCCGTGATGTGCGGAAAGAAATAGCTCGTGCTAAAACCATCATCCGTGAAAGAGAACTGGGTATCGGTTAA
- the rplP gene encoding 50S ribosomal protein L16, giving the protein MLVPKRVKHRKQQRGHMKGQAKGGTTLNFGEYGLQATEPAWITNRQIEAARIAMTRYIKRGGKVWIKIFPDKPITQKPLEVRMGSGKGNVEKWVAVVKPGKIMFELAGVPEEIAREAMRLAAHKLPIKTKFVKREELGGEANES; this is encoded by the coding sequence ATGTTGGTACCAAAACGTGTAAAACACCGTAAGCAACAACGCGGACATATGAAAGGCCAAGCAAAAGGCGGAACTACGCTGAACTTTGGCGAATACGGTCTGCAAGCTACGGAACCGGCTTGGATTACGAACCGTCAAATCGAAGCGGCTCGTATTGCGATGACTCGTTACATCAAACGTGGTGGTAAAGTCTGGATCAAAATTTTCCCTGACAAACCAATCACTCAAAAGCCTCTCGAGGTTCGGATGGGTAGCGGTAAAGGTAACGTAGAAAAATGGGTTGCAGTTGTGAAACCAGGTAAGATCATGTTTGAACTTGCTGGTGTACCGGAGGAGATCGCACGCGAAGCGATGCGTCTTGCCGCTCACAAACTGCCAATCAAAACGAAGTTTGTGAAACGTGAAGAATTGGGTGGTGAAGCAAATGAAAGCTAG
- the rpsC gene encoding 30S ribosomal protein S3, which produces MGQKVNPVGLRVGVIRDWESKWYAGKDFGDLLMEDVKIREFLKNKLKDSAMSRVEIERAANRVNVTIHTAKPGMVIGKGGSEVENLRNQITKIAGGKKVHINISEIKNQDLDAILVAESIAQQLERRVSFRRALKQAIQRTMRSGAKGIKTQVGGRLGGAEIARSEGYSEGTVPLHTLRADIDYGTAEAHTTYGRIGVKVWIYRGEVLPTAKKQAAKEGGN; this is translated from the coding sequence GTGGGCCAAAAGGTAAATCCGGTCGGACTCCGTGTCGGAGTAATCCGTGACTGGGAATCTAAATGGTATGCAGGCAAAGACTTCGGTGATCTTTTGATGGAAGACGTGAAAATTCGTGAATTCCTGAAAAATAAATTGAAAGACTCCGCTATGTCTCGTGTTGAAATCGAGAGAGCGGCTAACCGCGTGAACGTAACGATTCACACAGCGAAACCAGGTATGGTAATCGGTAAAGGTGGATCTGAAGTTGAGAATCTTCGTAACCAAATTACGAAAATTGCTGGCGGTAAAAAAGTACACATCAACATCTCTGAAATTAAGAACCAAGACCTGGACGCAATCCTGGTAGCAGAAAGCATTGCACAACAACTGGAACGTCGCGTTTCTTTCCGTCGTGCTCTGAAACAAGCTATTCAAAGAACTATGCGCTCTGGTGCTAAAGGTATTAAAACTCAAGTGGGCGGACGTCTTGGCGGAGCTGAGATCGCACGTTCGGAAGGCTACAGCGAAGGAACTGTTCCACTGCACACGCTTCGTGCCGACATCGACTACGGTACAGCAGAGGCTCATACAACTTACGGCCGTATCGGCGTAAAAGTATGGATCTATCGTGGAGAGGTTCTTCCTACGGCTAAGAAACAAGCTGCTAAGGAAGGAGGCAACTAA
- the rplV gene encoding 50S ribosomal protein L22, whose product MEAKAHAKFIRIAPRKVQLVVDLIRGKQVGEAVAILRHTPKSASPIVEKLLNSAIANAEHNYSMDVNNLVISQAYVNQGPTMKRFRPRAMGRASRINKRTSHITLVVSEK is encoded by the coding sequence ATGGAAGCAAAAGCACATGCTAAGTTTATCCGGATTGCTCCTCGTAAAGTTCAACTCGTTGTTGACTTGATTCGCGGCAAGCAAGTTGGTGAGGCGGTTGCCATTCTCCGTCACACTCCGAAATCCGCTTCTCCAATCGTTGAGAAGTTGCTTAACTCCGCTATTGCGAATGCGGAACATAACTATTCTATGGATGTTAATAACTTGGTCATTTCGCAAGCTTACGTGAACCAAGGACCGACAATGAAACGTTTCCGCCCTCGTGCAATGGGACGTGCAAGTCGTATTAACAAACGTACTAGCCACATCACTTTGGTGGTATCTGAAAAGTAG
- the rpsS gene encoding 30S ribosomal protein S19, with protein sequence MGRSLKKGPFIDGYMLKKVEEMDASGKKNVIKTWSRRSTIFPQFIGHTFGVYDGRKHVPVYVTEDMVGHKLGEFAPTRTYKGHTDDDKKTRR encoded by the coding sequence ATGGGTCGCAGTTTGAAAAAAGGGCCATTCATTGATGGCTACATGCTGAAAAAGGTAGAAGAGATGGACGCTTCCGGTAAAAAGAACGTTATCAAAACCTGGTCCCGTCGTTCTACAATTTTCCCACAATTCATCGGACACACATTCGGCGTATATGACGGACGTAAACACGTGCCAGTATACGTGACTGAGGACATGGTCGGACACAAATTGGGTGAGTTCGCTCCAACCCGTACGTACAAAGGCCATACTGATGATGACAAGAAAACAAGAAGATAA
- the rplB gene encoding 50S ribosomal protein L2: MPIKKYKPTSPARRNMSVSTFEEITTDQPEKSLLAPLSKKAGRNNQGKITVRHHGGGHKRKYRIIDFKRTKDGIPGRVATIEYDPNRTSNIALIHYADGEKRYIIAPKGLKVGDQIFSGPESDIKIGNALPLENIPVGTVIHNIELKPGKGGQLVRAAGTEAQLLGKEEKYVSVRLSSGEVRRILKVCRATIGSVGNQDHELIKIGKAGRSRWLGQRPEVRGVVMNPNDHPHGGGEGRAPIGRKSPMSPWGKPTLGYKTRKKNKASDKYIIRRRTK, from the coding sequence GTGCCAATCAAAAAGTATAAACCGACATCCCCGGCAAGACGGAACATGTCCGTATCTACATTTGAGGAAATCACCACAGATCAGCCGGAGAAATCGTTGTTGGCCCCACTGAGCAAAAAGGCTGGCCGCAACAACCAAGGTAAAATTACAGTTCGTCACCACGGTGGTGGACATAAACGTAAATACCGTATCATTGACTTCAAACGTACTAAAGATGGAATACCGGGCCGCGTTGCTACGATCGAGTATGACCCGAACCGTACATCGAACATCGCCCTGATCCACTATGCTGATGGTGAGAAACGCTACATCATCGCTCCTAAAGGATTGAAAGTTGGAGATCAAATCTTCTCCGGTCCTGAATCCGACATTAAAATCGGTAACGCACTGCCACTCGAAAACATTCCAGTAGGTACCGTTATCCACAACATCGAGTTGAAACCAGGTAAAGGCGGACAGTTGGTTCGTGCTGCTGGTACAGAAGCTCAATTGCTTGGTAAAGAAGAAAAATACGTTTCCGTTCGTCTCTCTTCTGGAGAAGTTCGTCGTATTCTGAAAGTTTGCCGTGCAACAATCGGTTCTGTTGGTAACCAAGACCACGAGCTCATCAAAATCGGTAAAGCCGGTCGTAGCCGTTGGTTGGGACAACGTCCTGAAGTTCGTGGTGTAGTAATGAACCCTAACGATCACCCACACGGTGGTGGTGAAGGTCGTGCTCCAATCGGACGTAAATCGCCAATGTCACCATGGGGTAAACCTACTCTTGGTTACAAAACGCGTAAGAAAAATAAAGCTTCTGATAAATACATCATTCGCCGCCGCACGAAGTAA
- the rplW gene encoding 50S ribosomal protein L23, with product MKDPRDIVKRPIITERTADMMNDLKYVFEVDIRANKTEIKKAVEAIFNVKVKNVNTLRVPAKPKRYGRYSGYTSEWKKAFVTLTQDSKTLEFFETV from the coding sequence ATGAAGGATCCTCGTGATATTGTTAAACGTCCGATTATTACGGAACGTACTGCTGACATGATGAATGACTTGAAATATGTATTTGAAGTCGATATCCGTGCAAACAAAACCGAGATCAAAAAAGCCGTGGAAGCTATTTTCAACGTAAAAGTGAAAAACGTGAACACTCTTCGTGTTCCAGCTAAGCCTAAACGGTACGGACGTTATTCCGGATATACTAGCGAATGGAAAAAAGCGTTTGTAACACTGACACAAGACAGCAAAACGCTTGAGTTCTTTGAAACTGTATAA
- the rplD gene encoding 50S ribosomal protein L4, with translation MPKVSVYNVDGSQVGEVELNDAVFGVEPNTSVLYDAVLMQRASLRQGTHKVKGRSEVRGGGRKPWKQKGTGRARQGSIRSPQWKGGGIVFGPTPRSYAYKLPKKVRRLAIKSALSSKVLDNDIIVLDALSLSTPKTKEFAAILNNLKVGRKALIVAPSYDDNVALSARNIPGVKFVAADGINVLDVLAHDKLIITKEAVQKVEEVLA, from the coding sequence ATGCCAAAAGTATCAGTTTACAATGTAGATGGTAGCCAAGTGGGCGAAGTTGAACTGAACGATGCAGTATTCGGAGTAGAGCCGAACACTTCCGTTCTGTACGATGCAGTGCTTATGCAACGCGCTTCCCTTCGTCAAGGCACCCACAAAGTAAAAGGACGTTCTGAAGTACGTGGCGGTGGACGTAAGCCTTGGAAACAAAAAGGTACAGGTCGCGCTCGTCAAGGTTCGATTCGTTCTCCACAATGGAAAGGCGGCGGTATCGTATTTGGTCCGACACCACGGAGCTATGCGTACAAACTGCCTAAGAAAGTTCGCCGTCTGGCGATCAAATCAGCTCTTTCATCCAAAGTGCTCGACAATGACATTATCGTTTTGGACGCTCTTTCGCTGAGCACGCCTAAAACAAAAGAATTTGCAGCCATCTTGAACAACTTGAAAGTTGGACGCAAAGCTTTGATCGTAGCTCCTAGCTATGATGATAATGTGGCTCTTTCCGCACGGAATATTCCTGGCGTGAAATTCGTAGCAGCTGACGGCATTAATGTTCTTGACGTGCTTGCGCACGACAAACTGATCATTACGAAAGAAGCAGTTCAGAAGGTAGAGGAGGTGCTCGCGTAA
- the rplC gene encoding 50S ribosomal protein L3, translating into MKGILGKKLGMTQVFTAEGNVVPVTVIEAGPCVVLQKKDLENDGYEAVQIGYSDKKEKNANKPEAGHAKKANTAPKRYVRELRGINIAEYEVGQELKADIFAEGEFVDVTGISKGKGFAGVIKRWGQSTGPMSHGSRYHRGPGSMGSIQANRVPKGKHLPGHMGHETVTIQRLEVVKVDAERNVLLVKGSIPGPKNSLVKVKETVKK; encoded by the coding sequence ATGAAAGGTATCTTAGGAAAAAAACTTGGAATGACTCAAGTGTTTACCGCTGAAGGTAACGTAGTACCAGTAACGGTTATCGAAGCAGGACCTTGTGTTGTTTTGCAAAAGAAAGATCTTGAGAACGATGGCTACGAAGCAGTTCAAATCGGTTACTCCGATAAGAAAGAGAAAAATGCCAACAAGCCAGAAGCAGGACACGCTAAAAAAGCGAATACTGCCCCTAAGCGCTACGTTCGTGAACTTCGCGGCATCAACATCGCGGAATATGAAGTTGGCCAAGAGTTGAAAGCTGACATTTTCGCAGAAGGCGAATTCGTTGACGTAACGGGTATTTCTAAAGGTAAAGGTTTTGCCGGCGTAATCAAACGTTGGGGACAAAGCACTGGACCTATGTCTCACGGTTCTCGTTATCACCGTGGCCCGGGTTCGATGGGTTCGATCCAAGCTAACCGCGTTCCTAAAGGCAAGCACTTGCCAGGACACATGGGTCATGAGACAGTTACAATCCAACGTCTTGAAGTTGTTAAAGTAGACGCTGAGCGTAACGTGTTGCTCGTGAAGGGTTCCATTCCTGGACCGAAAAACAGTCTTGTAAAAGTTAAAGAAACGGTGAAAAAATAA
- the rpsJ gene encoding 30S ribosomal protein S10, with the protein MAKQKIRIRLKAYDHRILDQSAEKIVETAKRSGAGVSGPIPLPTEKQIITILRAVHKYKDSREQFEQRTHKRLIDIVNPTPQTVDALMRLDLPSGVDIEIKL; encoded by the coding sequence ATGGCAAAGCAAAAAATTCGTATTCGTTTGAAAGCTTACGACCACAGAATTCTTGATCAATCCGCGGAGAAAATTGTTGAAACAGCAAAACGTTCGGGTGCTGGTGTATCCGGTCCGATTCCGCTTCCAACTGAAAAACAAATCATTACTATTCTTCGTGCGGTACACAAGTACAAGGATTCTCGGGAACAGTTCGAGCAACGCACACATAAGCGTTTGATCGACATCGTTAACCCGACTCCACAAACTGTGGATGCCTTGATGCGCTTGGATCTACCGTCCGGTGTAGATATCGAAATCAAACTGTAA
- the tuf gene encoding elongation factor Tu — protein sequence MAKAKYERNKPHVNIGTIGHVDHGKTTLTAAITTVLSKTYGGAAIAFDQIDKAPEERERGITISTAHVEYETDARHYAHVDCPGHADYVKNMITGAAQMDGAILVVSAADGPMPQTREHILLSRQVGVPYIVVFLNKCDMVEDEELLELVEMEVRDLLNEYEFPGDDTPITRGSAREALQNPEGEWAQKIVEMFKEIDTYIPTPERDTDKPFLMPVEDVFSITGRGTVATGRVERGTVKVGEEIEIVGIHEETKKSVVTGVEMFRKLLDSAQAGDNIGALLRGVDRESIERGQVLAKPGSVKPHTEFTAQVYVLTKEEGGRHKPFFTGYRPQFYFRTTDVTGIINLPEGTEMVMPGDNITVTVQLIAPIAIEEGTRFAIREGGRTVGAGAVASIQK from the coding sequence ATGGCAAAGGCTAAATACGAACGTAATAAACCACACGTTAACATTGGTACTATCGGTCACGTCGACCATGGTAAAACAACTCTGACTGCTGCAATCACTACTGTATTGTCCAAAACTTACGGTGGCGCAGCGATCGCTTTCGATCAAATCGACAAAGCTCCAGAAGAGCGCGAACGCGGTATCACAATCTCCACAGCACACGTTGAGTACGAAACTGACGCTCGTCACTACGCTCACGTTGACTGCCCAGGTCACGCCGACTATGTTAAAAACATGATCACTGGCGCGGCACAAATGGACGGAGCTATCTTGGTAGTATCCGCAGCTGACGGCCCAATGCCACAAACTCGTGAGCACATCTTGCTCTCCCGTCAAGTAGGCGTACCTTACATCGTTGTATTCTTGAACAAATGCGACATGGTTGAAGACGAAGAGTTGTTGGAACTGGTTGAAATGGAAGTTCGCGACTTGCTCAACGAATATGAGTTCCCAGGTGACGATACTCCAATCACTCGTGGATCCGCTCGTGAAGCTCTGCAAAACCCTGAAGGTGAGTGGGCTCAAAAAATCGTTGAGATGTTCAAAGAAATCGATACTTACATCCCAACTCCAGAGCGCGACACTGACAAACCTTTCTTGATGCCAGTTGAGGACGTATTCTCCATCACTGGTCGTGGTACAGTTGCTACAGGTCGTGTAGAGCGTGGTACTGTTAAAGTCGGTGAAGAGATCGAAATCGTGGGTATCCACGAAGAAACTAAAAAATCCGTAGTTACGGGCGTTGAAATGTTCCGTAAATTGCTGGATTCCGCTCAAGCGGGTGACAACATCGGCGCATTGCTGCGTGGTGTTGACCGTGAAAGCATCGAGCGTGGACAAGTACTTGCTAAACCAGGTTCTGTTAAACCACACACAGAATTTACAGCTCAAGTATACGTTCTGACTAAAGAAGAGGGTGGACGTCACAAACCTTTCTTCACAGGATACCGTCCACAATTCTATTTCCGTACAACTGACGTAACAGGTATCATCAACCTGCCTGAAGGTACTGAAATGGTAATGCCAGGCGACAACATCACAGTAACTGTACAACTGATCGCTCCAATCGCGATCGAAGAAGGTACACGCTTCGCGATCCGCGAAGGTGGACGTACAGTTGGTGCCGGTGCGGTTGCATCCATCCAAAAATAA
- the fusA gene encoding elongation factor G has product MAREFSLKNTRNIGIMAHIDAGKTTTTERILFYTGRTHKIGEVHEGAATMDWMEQEQERGITITSAATTAAWKGHRVNIIDTPGHVDFTVEVERSLRVLDGAVGVFSAKEGVEPQSETVWRQADRYGVPRIAYVNKMDIIGADFLNVVADMRDRLQANAVAIQLPIGAENDFVGIIDIVEQKAHMYKDDLGQNIEETEIPAEFADQVEELRNELIERVAELDEELTMKYLEGEEITVEEIKSALRKGVVEVKIFPVICGSSYRNKGVQLMLDAVIDYLPAPVDVPAIKGLLEDGTEAVRKSSDEEPFSALAFKIMTDPYVGKLTFFRVYSGILQSGSYVLNATKNKRERIGRILQMHANSRQEITEVYSGDIAAAVGLKDTGTGDTLCDEKNPVILESMNFPDPVIEIAVEPKTKADQDKMGVALGKLTEEDPTLRAHTDEETGQTILAGMGELHLDIIIDRMRREFKVETTVGKPQVAYRETFRAPARVEGKFVRQSGGRGQYGHVWVEFEPLEPGTGSQFESKIVGGSVPREYIQPALSGIEEQMKNGVIAGFPLVDVKATIVDGSYHDVDSNEMAFKIAGSMALKAAKDKCSPVLLEPIMKVEVTVPEEYMGDVMGMLNSRRGRIEGMDSRSGAQIIRAKVPLSEMFGYSTTLRSGTQGRGVFSMELSHYEEVPKSIAEEIVAKTKGTE; this is encoded by the coding sequence ATGGCAAGAGAGTTCTCCTTGAAAAATACACGTAATATCGGGATCATGGCTCATATTGATGCGGGTAAAACCACGACAACTGAGCGGATCTTGTTCTACACAGGCCGTACGCACAAAATCGGGGAAGTTCACGAAGGCGCTGCGACAATGGACTGGATGGAACAGGAACAGGAGCGCGGAATTACGATTACTTCCGCTGCGACTACCGCTGCTTGGAAAGGCCACCGCGTTAATATCATTGATACCCCGGGACACGTTGACTTCACTGTTGAAGTTGAACGTTCCCTTCGTGTATTGGACGGAGCAGTTGGTGTATTCAGTGCGAAAGAAGGCGTTGAGCCTCAGTCTGAAACTGTATGGAGACAGGCTGACCGTTACGGCGTACCTCGTATCGCTTACGTAAATAAAATGGATATCATCGGTGCTGACTTTTTGAACGTTGTCGCTGACATGCGTGATCGCCTTCAAGCGAACGCTGTTGCGATTCAACTGCCAATCGGCGCTGAAAATGATTTCGTTGGTATCATCGATATCGTTGAACAAAAGGCTCATATGTACAAAGATGACCTTGGTCAAAATATCGAAGAAACCGAAATTCCTGCGGAATTTGCTGATCAAGTTGAAGAACTCCGCAACGAATTGATTGAGCGGGTTGCAGAACTCGACGAAGAATTGACTATGAAATACCTGGAAGGCGAAGAGATCACTGTTGAAGAGATCAAATCCGCTCTCCGTAAGGGTGTAGTAGAAGTTAAGATCTTCCCAGTAATCTGTGGATCCTCTTATCGTAACAAAGGTGTTCAACTGATGTTGGATGCTGTTATCGACTACTTGCCAGCTCCAGTTGACGTTCCAGCAATCAAGGGTCTCCTTGAAGACGGAACAGAAGCAGTTCGCAAGTCTTCCGATGAAGAGCCATTCTCTGCATTGGCCTTCAAAATCATGACTGACCCTTACGTTGGTAAATTGACATTCTTCCGCGTATACTCCGGTATTCTTCAATCCGGTTCTTACGTATTGAATGCCACTAAAAACAAACGTGAGCGTATCGGTCGTATCCTTCAAATGCACGCGAACAGCCGTCAAGAGATCACTGAAGTTTACTCCGGTGACATTGCAGCTGCCGTAGGTTTGAAAGATACAGGTACAGGTGATACACTATGTGATGAGAAAAACCCGGTTATCTTGGAATCGATGAACTTCCCTGATCCGGTTATCGAAATCGCCGTTGAACCTAAAACCAAAGCTGACCAAGATAAAATGGGTGTTGCTCTCGGCAAGTTGACAGAAGAGGATCCAACTCTTCGCGCTCACACTGACGAAGAAACAGGCCAAACAATCTTGGCAGGTATGGGTGAGCTTCACCTTGATATCATCATCGACCGTATGCGTCGTGAGTTCAAGGTTGAAACTACTGTGGGTAAACCACAAGTAGCTTACCGTGAAACATTCCGTGCTCCAGCGCGTGTTGAAGGTAAATTCGTTCGTCAATCCGGTGGTCGTGGTCAATACGGTCACGTATGGGTTGAGTTCGAACCACTCGAGCCAGGTACAGGCAGTCAGTTCGAAAGTAAGATTGTCGGTGGTTCGGTTCCGAGAGAATACATTCAACCAGCACTGTCAGGGATTGAAGAGCAAATGAAAAACGGCGTTATTGCAGGCTTCCCGCTTGTAGACGTTAAGGCTACAATTGTAGACGGATCTTACCATGATGTCGATTCCAACGAGATGGCATTTAAAATTGCCGGATCGATGGCGCTGAAAGCAGCAAAAGACAAATGTAGTCCAGTTCTGCTTGAGCCAATCATGAAAGTAGAAGTAACCGTTCCGGAAGAGTACATGGGTGACGTTATGGGTATGCTTAACTCCCGTCGTGGCCGCATTGAAGGTATGGATTCCCGTAGTGGAGCTCAAATCATTCGTGCTAAAGTACCTTTGTCCGAAATGTTCGGATACTCTACAACTCTTCGTTCCGGTACTCAAGGACGCGGCGTATTCTCCATGGAGCTTTCTCACTATGAAGAAGTTCCTAAGAGCATCGCTGAAGAGATCGTTGCCAAAACAAAAGGCACCGAGTAG
- the rpsG gene encoding 30S ribosomal protein S7, which yields MPRKGPVTKRDVLPDPVYNSKLVTRLINRIMLDGKRGVAQSILYNAFKLIQERTGNDPMEVFETAIKNIMPVLEVKARRVGGANYQVPIEVKPERRTALGLRWLVNYSRNRGEKTMEERLAAEIIDASNNTGASVKKREDTHKMAEANKAFAHYRW from the coding sequence ATGCCACGCAAAGGTCCAGTTACGAAAAGAGACGTGTTGCCAGATCCGGTATACAACTCCAAGTTGGTTACTCGTTTGATCAACCGCATCATGCTCGACGGAAAACGCGGTGTTGCTCAAAGCATTCTGTATAATGCGTTCAAGTTGATCCAAGAACGCACGGGTAATGACCCGATGGAAGTATTTGAGACAGCAATCAAGAATATCATGCCAGTCCTGGAAGTTAAAGCTCGCCGTGTCGGCGGTGCCAACTACCAAGTACCAATCGAGGTAAAACCAGAGAGACGTACTGCTTTGGGTTTACGTTGGCTCGTGAACTACTCCCGCAATCGCGGTGAGAAAACAATGGAAGAGCGTCTGGCGGCTGAGATCATCGACGCTTCCAACAACACAGGCGCTTCCGTTAAGAAACGTGAAGATACGCACAAAATGGCTGAAGCGAACAAAGCGTTTGCTCACTACCGTTGGTAG
- the rpsL gene encoding 30S ribosomal protein S12, producing MPTINQLVRKGRQAKVEKSKSPALQKGFNALKRESTNISAPQKRGVCTRVGTMTPRKPNSALRKYARVRLTNRLEVTAYIPGIGHNLQEHSVVLIRGGKVKDLAGVRYHIVRGALDTAGVNNRMQARSKYGAKRPKAKKA from the coding sequence ATGCCAACTATTAACCAACTGGTACGCAAAGGACGTCAAGCTAAAGTTGAAAAGTCCAAATCACCAGCATTGCAAAAAGGGTTCAACGCTTTGAAACGTGAATCTACTAACATCAGTGCCCCACAAAAACGTGGTGTCTGCACTCGTGTAGGTACAATGACTCCACGTAAACCGAACTCTGCACTTCGTAAATATGCCCGTGTTCGTTTGACGAACCGTCTCGAGGTAACTGCTTATATCCCGGGTATCGGACATAACTTGCAAGAGCACAGTGTTGTATTGATTCGCGGAGGTAAAGTTAAGGACCTTGCAGGGGTTCGTTACCACATCGTTCGTGGAGCACTCGATACTGCAGGCGTGAACAACCGTATGCAAGCTCGTTCTAAATACGGTGCTAAACGTCCTAAAGCTAAAAAAGCCTAA
- a CDS encoding ribosomal L7Ae/L30e/S12e/Gadd45 family protein has protein sequence MSNEKGLQDAHVKIGTKQTMRMVQSGMAAEVYVAEDSDPQLTSKIIALCEQHNVKYTKVDTMKNLGKACGIGVGAAMAAVAK, from the coding sequence ATGTCTAATGAAAAAGGCCTGCAAGATGCTCATGTCAAAATAGGTACAAAACAGACCATGCGGATGGTCCAGTCAGGAATGGCTGCTGAGGTCTATGTGGCCGAAGATAGCGATCCGCAGCTCACTTCCAAAATCATTGCCTTGTGTGAACAACACAATGTGAAGTACACGAAAGTGGACACAATGAAAAATCTCGGCAAAGCTTGCGGGATTGGAGTGGGAGCAGCAATGGCTGCTGTCGCAAAATGA